From one Rhodoferax sp. PAMC 29310 genomic stretch:
- a CDS encoding PAS-domain containing protein, producing the protein MSSGGRFSPSLVAGDAMGMYQAMLDHLPVGVVLFDRDLRVIAINQRLIDLLMLPQIMFEHGLPTLGDITRFNASRGEYGPGDPDQQTRDRLEQAHNGLAHRYERIRPNGQALEIIGSPLPQGGFITIYNDITESYRAKQALSEQALYLSSVVEHLPQGISVFDEHHRLKVWNANLLEMLQIPAASLSPDTTLDALLSHLNPDPSDDAQRQALQFQPHRFERLRRNGRTHLVEGRPMVSGERTVGFVTSYTDITEQKASQEEFRQQNILFQTLVDNVPGGVTLFGPQLELLAYNQEFARLLELPAELLAHKTPLESFFRFGAARGEFGSGDIETVVERLMTRARQHKAHKTKRTRPNGSILDIRGTPLPDGCFVTIYTDVTEQHHNAAAIERLAHSDILTGLANRYALEARLDQLVSNARRNKQQLTVMLLDLDNFKSINDTKGHGMGDQFLCEVAQRLSTAARADDIVARLGGDEFVIILADMPCSQETSDIAARIMLALNQPVTIGKNLLRASASMGICFYPQDGADRGALMQSADIAMYHAKKSGKGMFHFFNADMMRAAEHRLAMEHALREAVQQKQFVLHFQPQIDALGKQVSGVEALIRWVSPSGELTPPEEFIALAEEIGLINEIGEWVLNNACQTLARWRQKGLPDLTMAVNLSAIQLRNADLPQIIVNALKENDLPANALTLEITESVAMQDPLASIQRLGVIRDLGVQLAMDDFGTGYSSLAYLKRLPLDYLKLDRTFVQDLETDSNDATICMASIGLAHDLGLMVVAEGVETRGQHYYLANLGCNVYQGYYYSRPMPEAQAYDWIRARFDKLLESQALLTTSADPRN; encoded by the coding sequence ATGAGCTCTGGCGGTCGCTTTTCTCCATCCCTTGTTGCTGGCGACGCCATGGGCATGTACCAGGCCATGCTGGACCATTTACCCGTTGGAGTGGTCTTGTTCGACCGCGACTTGCGCGTAATCGCGATCAATCAGCGTTTGATTGATCTGCTGATGTTGCCGCAAATTATGTTCGAGCATGGATTGCCAACGTTGGGCGACATCACCCGCTTCAACGCCTCTCGCGGCGAGTACGGGCCAGGTGACCCTGATCAGCAAACCCGTGACCGGCTGGAGCAAGCGCACAACGGGCTGGCCCACCGCTACGAACGCATCCGCCCCAACGGCCAGGCACTTGAAATCATTGGCAGCCCGCTGCCTCAAGGCGGTTTCATTACCATTTACAACGACATCACGGAGAGCTACCGAGCCAAGCAGGCTCTCAGTGAGCAGGCGCTGTACTTGAGCAGTGTGGTCGAACACTTGCCCCAAGGCATCTCAGTTTTTGATGAGCACCATCGACTGAAGGTTTGGAATGCCAACCTGCTGGAGATGCTTCAGATCCCTGCCGCCAGCCTCTCGCCGGACACAACGCTGGATGCCCTGCTGAGCCATCTGAATCCTGATCCGTCAGACGACGCCCAGAGGCAAGCCCTGCAGTTTCAGCCTCACCGATTTGAACGACTGCGCCGAAATGGCCGGACGCACTTGGTGGAAGGTCGCCCAATGGTCAGCGGCGAGCGCACCGTCGGGTTTGTCACCAGTTACACCGACATCACCGAACAAAAAGCCAGTCAAGAGGAATTCAGGCAGCAAAACATCCTGTTCCAGACGCTGGTGGACAACGTCCCTGGTGGCGTTACCTTGTTTGGCCCTCAGCTGGAATTGCTGGCCTACAACCAGGAGTTCGCCCGGCTATTGGAACTGCCTGCCGAACTGCTGGCGCACAAGACACCCCTTGAAAGCTTCTTCCGGTTCGGCGCAGCGCGGGGCGAGTTTGGCTCCGGCGACATCGAAACCGTGGTAGAGCGCCTGATGACGCGAGCACGTCAACACAAAGCCCACAAGACAAAACGCACGCGCCCAAATGGATCCATTCTCGACATTCGGGGCACCCCGTTGCCGGACGGCTGCTTTGTCACAATCTACACCGATGTCACAGAGCAACACCACAATGCCGCCGCCATTGAACGATTGGCCCACAGCGACATTCTGACCGGCCTGGCCAATCGCTACGCGCTGGAAGCCAGACTGGACCAGTTGGTGAGCAATGCCAGGCGCAACAAGCAGCAATTGACTGTAATGCTTCTGGACCTTGACAACTTCAAAAGCATCAACGACACCAAAGGTCATGGCATGGGAGACCAGTTCCTGTGTGAGGTGGCCCAGCGACTGAGCACGGCGGCGCGAGCCGATGACATTGTTGCCCGTTTGGGCGGCGACGAGTTCGTGATTATCTTGGCTGATATGCCCTGCTCTCAGGAAACCAGCGACATTGCCGCCAGGATCATGCTGGCGCTCAATCAACCTGTCACCATCGGAAAAAATCTGTTGCGTGCTTCCGCGTCAATGGGCATCTGCTTCTACCCCCAAGACGGCGCGGACCGTGGCGCGCTCATGCAAAGCGCGGACATTGCCATGTACCACGCCAAAAAGTCAGGCAAGGGCATGTTTCACTTCTTCAATGCCGACATGATGCGCGCGGCAGAACACCGCCTGGCCATGGAGCATGCCCTGCGCGAGGCCGTGCAACAAAAACAATTTGTACTTCACTTTCAACCTCAGATCGACGCACTTGGTAAACAGGTGAGCGGCGTTGAGGCGCTGATCCGATGGGTCAGCCCCTCCGGTGAGCTGACGCCCCCAGAAGAGTTCATCGCTCTGGCTGAGGAAATCGGACTCATCAATGAGATCGGTGAATGGGTCTTGAACAACGCCTGCCAAACTCTTGCTCGGTGGCGCCAAAAAGGATTGCCCGACCTGACGATGGCTGTCAATCTCAGCGCCATTCAATTGCGCAACGCCGATTTGCCGCAAATCATCGTCAACGCGTTGAAAGAAAACGATTTGCCCGCCAACGCCCTCACGCTTGAGATCACGGAGTCCGTGGCCATGCAGGATCCATTGGCGTCCATTCAACGCCTTGGCGTCATTCGCGACTTGGGCGTGCAGCTGGCCATGGACGACTTCGGCACCGGGTATTCATCGCTTGCCTATCTCAAGCGATTACCGCTGGATTACCTCAAGCTGGACCGCACCTTTGTGCAGGATTTGGAAACCGACAGCAACGACGCCACCATCTGCATGGCCAGCATTGGTCTCGCACATGACTTGGGCCTCATGGTGGTTGCCGAAGGGGTGGAAACACGAGGCCAGCACTACTACTTGGCCAACCTGGGTTGCAATGTTTACCAAGGCTATTACTACAGCCGCCCCATGCCAGAAGCCCAAGCCTATGATTGGATTCGCGCAAGGTTTGACAAACTGCTAGAATCGCAGGCTTTGCTGACAACATCCGCAGACCCAAGGAATTAA
- the murJ gene encoding murein biosynthesis integral membrane protein MurJ: MSLLKSASIVSLLTLVSRITGLARELLIASTFGANAMTDAFNVAFRIPNLFRRFFGEGAFSQAFVPVLAASKAQHGDLETRFVIDRVATVLIWALMVISIIGVAAAPVMVWAMASGLQQDPRGFELAIVMTRWMFPYIAFMSLVALAAGVLNTWKRFAVPAATPVLLNLCMIGAAWLGAPWFETLGLEPIYALAGGVLAGGVLQLAVQLLALKRMGLAPRIGFGWQQLRAAWADPATKNILRLMGPALLGVSVAHISMLINTQIASHLAAGSVSWITYADRLMEFPTAMLGVAMGVVLMPQLALARAAGDADKYSGMLDWGLRLVVLLALPCAVALLAFAKPLVAVLYHYGAMTDRDVQQITYALMGWGVGLIGIVAIKVLAPGYYANQDTKTPVRIAVAVLLITQLLNLVLVPIFAHAALTLSIGIGAMINALWLLIGLLRRGSYKPEPGWGVFCLQVIAACALLAIFLMWANGAFLWIELRAESWKRVGLLSLVLLAAAAIYFVAILASGLRLKQFLKR; this comes from the coding sequence GTGTCGCTACTCAAATCCGCCTCTATTGTTTCGCTCCTGACGTTGGTGTCCCGCATTACCGGGCTCGCGCGGGAACTTTTAATTGCGTCCACGTTTGGCGCCAATGCGATGACCGATGCCTTCAACGTCGCGTTTCGAATCCCCAACCTCTTCAGGCGCTTCTTCGGAGAAGGCGCATTCAGCCAGGCTTTTGTGCCCGTGCTGGCCGCCTCCAAAGCCCAGCATGGCGATCTTGAAACGCGGTTTGTGATTGACAGGGTCGCCACGGTTCTCATTTGGGCATTGATGGTGATCAGCATCATTGGCGTCGCCGCCGCTCCGGTGATGGTCTGGGCCATGGCCAGCGGCTTGCAGCAGGACCCCCGTGGGTTTGAGCTGGCCATTGTGATGACACGCTGGATGTTTCCCTATATTGCATTCATGTCATTGGTGGCATTGGCCGCCGGGGTGCTCAACACATGGAAGCGGTTTGCGGTGCCAGCTGCCACGCCGGTGTTGTTAAACCTTTGCATGATTGGCGCCGCCTGGCTGGGAGCGCCCTGGTTTGAAACCCTGGGCCTGGAGCCTATCTATGCGCTGGCGGGTGGCGTGCTGGCGGGCGGTGTTCTTCAACTTGCCGTGCAATTGCTGGCGCTCAAACGGATGGGGTTGGCACCGCGCATCGGCTTTGGGTGGCAGCAGCTTCGCGCGGCCTGGGCTGATCCGGCCACCAAAAACATTCTTCGCCTGATGGGCCCGGCCTTGTTGGGTGTGAGCGTGGCCCACATATCGATGCTGATCAACACCCAGATTGCCTCGCACCTGGCCGCTGGCAGCGTGAGCTGGATTACCTATGCCGATCGCTTGATGGAGTTCCCCACCGCCATGCTGGGTGTGGCCATGGGCGTGGTGCTGATGCCCCAACTGGCGTTGGCCCGCGCGGCCGGTGACGCTGACAAGTACTCCGGGATGCTGGACTGGGGCTTGAGGTTGGTGGTTTTGCTCGCCTTGCCCTGCGCCGTGGCCTTGTTGGCTTTTGCCAAGCCGCTGGTGGCCGTGCTGTACCACTACGGTGCCATGACCGACCGCGACGTGCAGCAAATCACCTATGCCTTGATGGGTTGGGGGGTGGGCTTGATTGGCATTGTGGCCATCAAGGTGCTGGCACCGGGGTACTACGCCAATCAGGACACCAAAACCCCGGTTCGCATTGCCGTGGCTGTGTTGCTGATTACCCAGTTGTTGAATCTGGTGCTGGTGCCGATATTCGCTCACGCGGCGCTGACCCTGTCGATTGGCATTGGCGCCATGATCAATGCCTTGTGGTTGCTAATCGGTTTGCTGCGGCGGGGCAGTTACAAGCCGGAACCTGGTTGGGGCGTCTTCTGTTTGCAGGTCATTGCCGCCTGTGCGCTGTTGGCTATCTTCCTGATGTGGGCCAACGGGGCATTTCTTTGGATTGAGTTGCGCGCTGAGAGTTGGAAGAGGGTCGGGCTTCTATCCCTTGTTCTTCTTGCAGCAGCTGCTATCTATTTCGTAGCTATTTTGGCCTCGGGTCTGCGTTTGAAGCAATTCCTGAAGCGGTGA